One genomic region from bacterium encodes:
- a CDS encoding FlgD immunoglobulin-like domain containing protein — protein MTRCRPLIAFAALLLLAAPCLAQSLDVGGWKLEQANSAQTYTIPAGTVVPAGGYLIVAREATAAAFSTYYGVTLGSNVVFLNSAATFPFINGDETYTLRNAANGVEDGPTPALTGAVSAYHRLDPEASPWTVIDTVPTPGSGVEAPDAVMSGLVISEANNPASYVYEYIELYYDGTTGTSNQPPAITSVQHAPVAPIDGDDVTITATVSDTDGTVDVVWCWSRTGAGSFLPTVMTAQGGGLYAATFANQVGNTVLQYYVWARDDEGGESLNPANAPTGYFSVAIEGVVVGGKVVLFDHMHQQDAGTSGNWRVDDNHPNPLPAVPTSESSWSGQLSSWGYELYLAGNTIRSNTSAITAAQLADVDLLVIPEPQAPFTAAEIEAVRQFVFAGGSLFVIADHNGSDRDGDGWDSPSIFGGYTVPHITVPPTGDTETFCGALFGLHFHVKDEGNNSITGTFTNVNPDPANPVIHGPYGDVAAVIYHVGNVMTLWPTANADLSDVGALISKNEGLPHNAAWSRYGQGKIVGFGDSSCTADGTDSESHENNWTEVGSDNREFFLNASVWLLTTDATAVGDLPFNPGLDLRVRPNPFNPQTSIAFTLPADGPARVAVYDLQGRLVRSLHDGALAAGPHALAWDGRDEGGHAAASGVYLVRASASGFVNISKAVLAR, from the coding sequence ATGACCCGCTGCCGCCCCCTGATCGCGTTCGCCGCCCTGTTGCTGCTCGCCGCGCCCTGCCTGGCCCAGAGCCTGGACGTCGGCGGCTGGAAGCTCGAACAGGCGAACTCCGCCCAGACCTACACGATCCCGGCCGGCACCGTGGTGCCGGCGGGCGGCTACCTCATCGTGGCGCGCGAAGCGACCGCGGCCGCGTTCTCGACCTACTACGGGGTCACCCTCGGCAGCAACGTCGTGTTCCTGAACTCCGCCGCCACCTTCCCCTTCATCAACGGGGACGAGACCTACACCCTGCGCAACGCGGCGAACGGCGTCGAGGACGGGCCCACCCCCGCGCTGACCGGTGCGGTGAGCGCCTACCATCGCCTGGATCCCGAGGCCTCGCCCTGGACCGTCATCGACACCGTCCCGACCCCCGGCTCCGGCGTGGAGGCCCCCGACGCCGTGATGTCGGGCCTGGTGATCAGCGAGGCGAACAACCCCGCCAGCTACGTCTACGAGTACATCGAGCTGTACTACGACGGCACGACCGGCACCTCGAACCAGCCCCCCGCCATCACGTCGGTCCAGCACGCCCCCGTCGCCCCGATCGACGGCGACGACGTCACGATCACCGCGACGGTCTCCGACACCGACGGCACCGTCGACGTGGTCTGGTGCTGGTCGCGCACGGGCGCCGGCTCCTTCCTGCCCACGGTCATGACCGCCCAGGGCGGCGGCCTGTACGCCGCGACCTTCGCGAACCAGGTCGGCAACACGGTCCTGCAGTACTACGTCTGGGCGCGGGACGACGAGGGCGGCGAGTCCCTGAACCCGGCCAACGCCCCGACGGGCTACTTCTCCGTCGCGATCGAGGGCGTCGTGGTCGGCGGCAAGGTCGTCCTCTTCGACCACATGCACCAGCAGGACGCCGGCACCTCGGGCAACTGGCGCGTCGACGACAACCATCCCAACCCCCTGCCGGCCGTCCCGACGAGCGAAAGCTCCTGGAGCGGCCAGCTGTCGAGCTGGGGCTACGAGCTCTACCTCGCCGGCAACACCATCCGCAGCAACACCTCGGCGATCACCGCGGCCCAGCTCGCCGACGTCGACCTGCTGGTGATCCCCGAGCCGCAGGCCCCGTTCACCGCGGCCGAGATCGAGGCCGTGCGCCAGTTCGTCTTCGCCGGCGGCTCGCTCTTCGTGATCGCCGACCACAACGGCAGCGACCGCGACGGCGACGGCTGGGACAGCCCGAGCATCTTCGGCGGCTACACCGTGCCGCACATCACGGTGCCCCCGACCGGCGACACCGAGACCTTCTGCGGCGCCCTGTTCGGCCTGCACTTCCACGTCAAGGACGAGGGCAACAACTCGATCACCGGCACCTTCACCAACGTGAACCCCGACCCCGCCAACCCCGTGATCCACGGCCCCTACGGCGACGTGGCGGCCGTCATCTACCACGTGGGCAACGTGATGACCCTGTGGCCGACGGCCAACGCCGACCTCTCGGACGTGGGCGCGCTGATCAGCAAGAACGAGGGCCTGCCCCACAACGCCGCCTGGTCGCGCTACGGCCAGGGCAAGATCGTGGGCTTCGGCGACTCCTCGTGCACCGCCGACGGCACCGACAGCGAGTCCCACGAGAACAACTGGACCGAGGTCGGCTCGGACAACCGCGAGTTCTTCCTGAACGCCAGCGTCTGGCTGCTGACCACCGACGCCACCGCGGTCGGCGACCTGCCGTTCAACCCCGGCCTCGACCTGCGCGTGCGGCCCAACCCGTTCAACCCGCAGACGAGCATCGCCTTCACGCTGCCCGCCGACGGACCCGCCCGCGTCGCGGTCTACGACCTGCAGGGCCGCCTCGTGCGCAGCCTGCACGATGGCGCCCTGGCCGCCGGCCCCCACGCGCTGGCCTGGGACGGCCGCGACGAGGGCGGCCACGCCGCCGCCAGCGGCGTCTACCTCGTGCGCGCGTCGGCATCCGGGTTCGTGAACATCTCCAAGGCGGTCCTGGCGCGGT